Proteins encoded within one genomic window of Gambusia affinis linkage group LG23, SWU_Gaff_1.0, whole genome shotgun sequence:
- the LOC122826374 gene encoding fish-egg lectin-like: protein MKTLTTFLVLLNYFTRCHGWICTIAPEHLAATQVDAGNGMVVMTDRNSNAFILSDSTWSKLGSVPLKYVSVGLAGVWGVDQDNTVYKFAAGDFFPTRGLSLIQVDAGQRQVVGVTSQNSIHCLNASTASATEKETVLKWNTIPGALMYFSCGPLGCWGVNSGQDIFFTKVSPDNCGISGWNKIDGAAVKAEVGSDGRVFVVNQPGNVYERIGITEAVPQGTGWRQISFCVTIKHVTYDLGRLWLLTDAGVILNCIK from the exons ATGAAAACTCTCACAACTTTCTTGGTTTTGCTGAATTACTTTACCAGATGTCATG GTTGGATCTGCACTATTGCTCCTGAGCACCTTGCTGCAACCCAGGTTGATGCTGGCAACGGAATGGTTGTGATGACTGATAGAAACTCCAATGCCTTCATCTTGAGTGATTCAACTTGGTCCAAACTGGGCTCTGTTCCTCTCAAGTATGTCTCAGTGGGACTTGCAGGTGTCTGGGGAGTCGACCAAGACAACACAGTCTATAAATTTGCAGCTGGTGATTTCTTTCCTACTCGTg GTTTATCGTTAATCCAGGTGGATGCTGGACAACGTCAGGTAGTTGGTGTTACCAGCCAAAACAGCATCCATTGCCTGAACGCCAGCACTGCCTCTGCCACTGAGAAAGAGACCGTCTTGAAGTGGAACACCATTCCTGGGGCATTGATGTATTTCAGCTGTGGTCCACTCGGATGTTGGGGAGTGAACTCAGGTCAAGACATCTTCTTTACG AAAGTCTCACCAGATAACTGCGGCATCAGTGGCTGGAATAAAATAGATGGAGCTGCTGTAAAAGCAGAAGTTGGGAGTGATGGAAGGGTCTTTGTTGTAAATCAACCTGGAAATGTCTATGAAAG AATCGGTATCACTGAAGCAGTTCCACAGGGCACAGGTTGGAGACAGATCTCCTTTTGTGTGACCATCAAACACGTGACCTATGACCTGGGACGTCTGTGGCTTCTGACTGATGCTGGTGTCATTCTGAACTGCATCAAGTAA
- the LOC122826376 gene encoding fish-egg lectin-like, with the protein MKALATFLVLLNYFTRCHGWICTIAPEHLAATQVDAGNGMVVMTDRNSNAFFLSDSTWSKLSSVPLKHVSVGLAGVWGVGRDNTVYKFAAGDFFPTAGSSLIQVDAGEGQVVGVTSQYSIHCLNASTASSIEKEGVLKWNTITGALTYISCGPLGCWGVNSVQKIFFGKVSPGTCGLSSWSLVDGAAVKAKVGSDGRVFVVNQSGTVYERIGITEAAPQGTGWRQISFCVNIKHVTYDLGRLWLLTDAGVILNCI; encoded by the exons ATGAAGGCTCTTGCAACTTTCTTGGTTTTGCTGAATTACTTTACCAGATGTCATG GGTGGATCTGCACTATTGCTCCTGAGCACCTTGCTGCAACCCAGGTTGATGCTGGCAACGGAATGGTTGTGATGACTGATAGAAACTCCAACGCCTTCTTCTTGAGTGATTCAACTTGGTCCAAACTGAGCTCTGTTCCTCTCAAGCATGTCTCAGTGGGACTTGCAGGTGTCTGGGGAGTCGGCCGTGACAACACAGTCTATAAATTTGCAGCTGGTGATTTCTTTCCGACAGCTG GTTCATCGTTAATCCAGGTGGATGCTGGAGAAGGTCAAGTAGTTGGAGTTACCAGCCAATACAGCATCCATTGCCTGAACGCCAGCACTGCCTCTTCCATTGAGAAAGAGGGCGTCTTGAAGTGGAACACCATTACTGGGGCATTGACGTACATCAGCTGTGGACCACTCGGATGTTGGGGAGTGAACTCTGttcaaaagattttctttggG AAAGTCTCACCAGGTACCTGTGGCCTCAGTAGCTGGAGTCTAGTAGACGGAGCTGCTGTAAAAGCAAAAGTTGGGAGTGATGGAAGGGTCTTTGTTGTAAATCAATCTGGAACTGTCTATGAAAG AATCGGTATCACTGAAGCAGCTCCCCAGGGCACAGGTTGGAGACAGATCTCCTTTTGTGTGAACATCAAACACGTGACCTATGACCTGGGACGTCTGTGGCTTCTGACTGATGCTGGTGTCATTCTGAACTGCATCTAG